Genomic DNA from Gemmatimonadales bacterium:
TTCATTTCAAGCGGGTTGCCGCGCGAGCGATGCGGCAGGTGCTGATCGAGGCCGCGCGCCGTCGGACGGCAGACAAACGAGGCGGTCCGGACGTTGCCCTGGTCACCTTCGATGAGTCCCTCGAACTTGCGCCTGCCTCGGGTGGCGACCTGCTCGAGCTCGACTCCGCCTTGGAGTCGCTCGCTCGTCTGAGCGCCCGGCAGGCCGCGCTGGTCGAGCTCCGCTGCTTCGGCGGTTTCGATATTCCAGAGTGCGCAGCGATGCTCGATGTTTCGGAAGCCACTCTCTCCCGGGATTGGCGAT
This window encodes:
- a CDS encoding RNA polymerase subunit sigma-70, producing the protein MTSSNPDREAVDRLFTAAYEELRRLAGAVRRGERGVTLSPTALVNEAWLKLAASPPAGVESVLHFKRVAARAMRQVLIEAARRRTADKRGGPDVALVTFDESLELAPASGGDLLELDSALESLARLSARQAALVELRCFGGFDIPECAAMLDVSEATLSRDWRSARAWLAVELERGK